The Daucus carota subsp. sativus chromosome 7, DH1 v3.0, whole genome shotgun sequence genome window below encodes:
- the LOC108195682 gene encoding cell number regulator 1-like, protein MHPPNDYTKYAAPGYPSAPMSIPPAQLYPSFGVHVPTPTPNTLGKWSTNLCHCFDDPVNCLVTCICPCVTFGQIAEIITQGETSCLASGGIYGVLLGVTGFACLYSCFYRSRMRGQYELEEAPCEDCVLHLCCETCALCQEYRELKNRGFDMGIGWEANMNRQQGRATTVAPFQGTMRR, encoded by the exons ATGCATCCGCCTAATGATTATACCAAATATGCAGCACCCGGATATCCCAGCGCTCCTATGAGCATCCCTCCGGCCCAGCTTTACCCTTCCTTTGGTGTTCACGTTCCCACGCCCACCCCCAACACTTTGGGGAAGTGGTCTACTAACCTTTGCCACTGTTTTGATGATCCTGTCAACTGCTTAGTTACCTGCATTTGCCCATGTGTCACCTTTGGACAGATTGCTGAAATAATCACTCAAGGCGAAACAT CTTGTTTGGCTAGTGGTGGAATTTACGGAGTTTTACTAGGAGTCACTGGCTTCGCCTGCCTGTATTCGTGTTTTTACAGATCAAGAATGAGGGGGCAATATGAGCTAGAGGAGGCACCTTGTGAAGATTGTGTGCTTCACCTGTGCTGCGAGACTTGTGCCCTCTGTCAAGAATACAGAGAGCTTAAAAATCGCGGCTTTGATATGGGTATAG GGTGGGAAGCAAACATGAATAGGCAGCAAGGACGAGCAACAACAGTAGCTCCATTTCAGGGAACCATGAGGAGATGA